CGAAGCTCGTCGTCGACGCCGAGGACGGCACCGTCCTGGGCTGGCAGGGCCTGCACTACCACGCCGACTCGTTCGCGAAGATGCTCCAGATCGTCGTCGAGAACGGGATGGACGTCCGCGAACTGCCCGACCGGGCGTACCACCCGACGCTGCCCGAGAACTTCGACGGCCTCATCCGGGACTGCGTCGACGCACTGGAGTCCTGAGTAGCGGAGGGAACCGACTTCAGTCCGGCGCCCGGTCGGCAAGCACCGGCATCGCCTCGATGCGCTCCGCGGAGAGCGCCGCCCAGTCGACCCCTGCCGGCCGGTCGTAGGGCGTCGCCGTCTCGACGGTCCGGTCGGACGTCACCACCAGGTCCATCGGCACGTCGTGGGCGTCGACGGGCACGTCGACGGCGGCCGTACCGAGCGCGCTCTCGGGGCCGTCGGCCACCTGCAGCTCGTGGACCGTCGTCGCGACCGTCGTGTCCCCGTCGACCAGGTCAAGTTCCCGGAGGACGGCGAACTCGAGGTCGCTGTAGCCCTCACCCTTGCCGACCCGCGCACCATCCTCGGTGACCGCCACCGACCCCGAGAGGACGAGGTCGACGGCTCCGACGGCCCCGGGTCCGACCTGGCGGGCGTGGTCGGCCACGTGCGAGACGGTCGGCGCGGCCGCGACGTCGTCCAATCGCCCGGGGTCGAGTTCGTAGAAGCACTCCGCCTCGCGGAGTCGGGGCACCGCCATGTAGACGGTCTTGCCCGCCCGGAGTGCGGCCCGGCGGACCGGGAGCTGCGGGGCGTCGGGGTTGGCCTTCACCGTCTCCGCGGCCCGCCAGGCGTCGGTGTCGGCAAGTCGGGCGGCCGCGTCGTCGGCCCCGGCGAAGTTGGGGATACGACCGTGGGGCGGGAACGGGAACCGCGCCGCACCCGACGCCTCGAGCGCGTCCCACACCTGTTCGCGGATGGCCGCTTTCTCCATCGGTAGGCGGTCGTTCGGTCCGGTGCCACTTCAGCGGGGCGGCCGGAACGCAGGGTCAGCGTCGGCGCACTGCCAGGAGTGACACAGCGAGGGCGGCGACGAGTGCGGCCAGCGGCGTGAATCCCGGGCCGCTCTGGCCGGCCGTGGTCGCCGCGCTGGTCGTCCTGGCCGGGGGTGCCGGCGTCACCTCCTCGGTCCCGGTCTCGGTCACCGTCGCTGTCGCCGTCTCCGTCTCGGTGTCGACTGCCACGGCGGACCGCGACACGTAACTGTCGGCGTCGTAGCGCTCGGGGTAGAGCTGGCGCGTCAGGTTGTGCGCGGCGAAGACGACGCTCCGGGGCGCGGGCTGGTTCAGCCAGCGGCGTTCGACGACGACGGTGCTGTTGGTCTCGCCCGCGGTGGTGCTGGCGTAC
The DNA window shown above is from Haloarcula halobia and carries:
- a CDS encoding 5-formyltetrahydrofolate cyclo-ligase codes for the protein MEKAAIREQVWDALEASGAARFPFPPHGRIPNFAGADDAAARLADTDAWRAAETVKANPDAPQLPVRRAALRAGKTVYMAVPRLREAECFYELDPGRLDDVAAAPTVSHVADHARQVGPGAVGAVDLVLSGSVAVTEDGARVGKGEGYSDLEFAVLRELDLVDGDTTVATTVHELQVADGPESALGTAAVDVPVDAHDVPMDLVVTSDRTVETATPYDRPAGVDWAALSAERIEAMPVLADRAPD